One window of Silvimonas iriomotensis genomic DNA carries:
- a CDS encoding GNAT family N-acetyltransferase, with amino-acid sequence MSIHHAPAARPSVELVAASVLDIPFIFGLLQEGSTTGVFSDRYLSSAGIWRSFRSIALACVRNAVRRRRVEGLWLIRGEDADHGFAWVQRTPDEQEVYCIDMISLDQQARGKGLGTAAVMALQQKIGPQASLIALCTPYAKTMRALLRGSGFKRNKQSLVVPDSNHGIDLYHWRHAA; translated from the coding sequence ATGTCTATTCACCACGCGCCAGCCGCGCGGCCCAGTGTTGAACTGGTGGCTGCGTCCGTGCTGGACATTCCATTTATCTTCGGTTTGCTGCAAGAAGGCAGCACTACCGGTGTTTTTTCCGATCGCTATCTGAGTTCTGCCGGTATCTGGCGCAGCTTTCGCAGCATTGCGCTGGCCTGTGTGCGCAACGCCGTGCGCCGGCGTCGGGTAGAAGGCTTGTGGCTGATTCGCGGCGAAGATGCCGACCACGGTTTTGCCTGGGTGCAGCGCACGCCAGACGAGCAAGAAGTCTATTGCATCGACATGATTTCGCTTGATCAGCAGGCGCGCGGCAAAGGGTTGGGCACTGCCGCCGTGATGGCCTTGCAGCAAAAAATCGGCCCGCAAGCCAGCCTGATCGCCTTGTGCACACCCTATGCCAAAACCATGCGGGCGCTGTTGCGCGGTTCCGGGTTCAAGCGCAACAAGCAAAGCCTGGTGGTGCCTGACTCTAACCACGGCATCGACCTCTATCACTGGCGACACGCGGCCTGA
- a CDS encoding AraC family transcriptional regulator has translation MQSDLGYSRNFVEKFRADSVSQLITRGPKASRLLVSRLRRDTPGHGLVTPPQGDAVFSVLLQLREQKQRELFLDGRCIHRGAYLERTTSVVNHLELPCANLISPFDNLMFTIPQSALNEIADEANVGRVDHLYCPPGGVMDETVWHLGNALLPALERPHEVSSMYAEHVMLGAYTYFAQTFGGMRPTKERPGTLAPWQLRRAMDAMASQIDGDVSLKMLAAASGLSVSYFIRAFKASTGEPPHRWMLRHRVERAKDLLSGTEATLAEIAISCGFADQSHFSRVFKTFVGVSPAVWKRSIRH, from the coding sequence ATGCAATCCGATCTAGGCTACAGCCGGAACTTTGTCGAAAAGTTCCGGGCGGACTCGGTGTCGCAACTCATCACCCGGGGCCCGAAAGCGTCACGGCTGCTGGTATCGCGTTTGCGCCGCGATACGCCCGGGCATGGCCTGGTGACGCCGCCACAGGGCGATGCGGTGTTTTCCGTACTGCTGCAACTGCGCGAGCAAAAGCAAAGAGAGTTGTTTCTGGATGGCCGCTGCATTCACCGCGGCGCGTACCTTGAGCGCACCACCAGCGTGGTCAATCACCTGGAATTGCCCTGCGCCAATCTGATCAGCCCGTTTGACAACCTGATGTTCACGATCCCGCAAAGTGCGTTGAACGAGATCGCGGATGAGGCCAATGTGGGGCGCGTGGATCATCTGTATTGCCCACCAGGCGGCGTGATGGATGAAACGGTCTGGCATCTGGGCAATGCGCTGTTGCCGGCACTGGAACGGCCGCATGAGGTCAGCTCCATGTACGCCGAACACGTCATGCTGGGCGCGTATACATATTTTGCGCAAACGTTTGGCGGCATGCGCCCGACCAAAGAACGCCCCGGTACGCTGGCGCCCTGGCAATTGCGCCGCGCCATGGACGCCATGGCATCGCAGATTGATGGCGATGTCTCGCTTAAAATGCTCGCCGCCGCCAGCGGGTTGTCGGTCAGTTATTTTATCCGCGCCTTCAAGGCCAGCACGGGCGAGCCACCGCACCGCTGGATGCTGCGTCACCGCGTAGAGCGCGCCAAGGATTTGTTGAGCGGCACTGAAGCGACGCTGGCAGAAATCGCCATCAGTTGCGGGTTTGCCGATCAAAGCCATTTCAGCCGCGTTTTCAAAACCTTCGTCGGCGTCAGCCCAGCGGTCTGGAAACGCAGCATTCGCCACTGA
- a CDS encoding alpha/beta fold hydrolase codes for MKQAIVMLAAVMALSQAAFADQTTYPAGFRTQEIATNGTTIHVRVGGSGPAVVLLHGYGDTGDMWAPLAQELMRDHTVIAPDLRGMGLSAVAKDGFSKKNEAEDVAGVMDALKVQQAVVVGHDIGNMVAFAFAESHPDRTTRLIMMDAPVPGVGPWDDILKSPLLWHFRFGGPDMERLVAGRERIYLDRFWNDFSADPAHFPEASRRHYTALYAQPGRMHAGFMQFAAFDQDVIDNRQAVSRGRLQMPVLAIGGAHSLGATMAYIMRFAADNVQQVVIPDSGHWLMEEQTGPTVAAIRTFIDRPAGQCP; via the coding sequence ATGAAACAAGCAATCGTGATGCTGGCCGCCGTGATGGCCCTGAGCCAGGCGGCATTTGCAGACCAGACCACCTATCCTGCCGGTTTTCGCACGCAGGAAATCGCGACCAACGGCACCACCATTCACGTCCGCGTTGGCGGCAGTGGCCCGGCCGTGGTCTTGCTGCACGGCTATGGCGACACCGGCGACATGTGGGCGCCGCTGGCGCAGGAACTGATGCGTGACCATACCGTCATCGCGCCGGATCTGCGTGGCATGGGCCTGTCGGCTGTGGCCAAAGACGGTTTTTCCAAGAAAAACGAAGCGGAAGATGTGGCGGGCGTGATGGATGCGCTCAAGGTGCAGCAAGCGGTGGTGGTCGGTCATGACATCGGCAATATGGTGGCATTTGCATTTGCCGAATCGCACCCCGATCGCACCACGCGCCTGATCATGATGGATGCCCCGGTCCCGGGCGTAGGCCCGTGGGATGACATCCTCAAAAGCCCGCTGTTGTGGCATTTCCGTTTTGGCGGCCCGGATATGGAACGGCTGGTTGCCGGGCGCGAACGCATTTACCTGGACCGTTTCTGGAACGATTTCTCCGCCGATCCGGCGCATTTTCCTGAGGCATCGCGCCGCCATTACACCGCGCTTTACGCCCAGCCGGGCCGCATGCACGCCGGCTTCATGCAATTTGCCGCGTTTGACCAGGACGTGATCGACAACCGGCAGGCGGTCTCGCGCGGGCGTTTGCAAATGCCGGTGCTGGCCATTGGCGGGGCACATTCGCTGGGCGCCACCATGGCCTACATCATGCGTTTTGCGGCAGACAACGTGCAGCAGGTGGTGATCCCCGACTCTGGTCACTGGCTGATGGAAGAACAGACCGGGCCGACCGTGGCTGCCATCCGCACCTTTATTGATCGCCCGGCGGGCCAGTGCCCATAA
- a CDS encoding hydrolase, whose amino-acid sequence MTSYAKPRNAADDHLLTPHNAAILIIDFQPVQVSSIASRPKRELVANITALARIAKLYEMPVVLTSVNVKTGRNQPTIHQITDVLPEVEVIDRTSINAWEDEDFNRAVKATGRKKLIMAALWTEVCLVHPALDALHEGFEVYPVVDCVGGTSLEAHLAGLERLVQAGGRPTSWVQLICELQRDWNREKTVPGFADILFAIEGH is encoded by the coding sequence ATGACTTCTTATGCAAAGCCCCGTAACGCCGCAGATGACCATCTGCTGACGCCGCACAATGCCGCCATCCTGATTATTGATTTTCAGCCGGTGCAGGTTTCATCCATTGCCTCGCGCCCCAAGCGTGAACTGGTGGCCAACATCACCGCGCTGGCCCGCATCGCCAAGTTGTACGAAATGCCGGTGGTGCTGACCTCGGTCAACGTCAAAACCGGGCGCAACCAGCCGACCATTCACCAGATCACAGATGTATTGCCAGAAGTGGAAGTGATCGACCGGACCTCGATCAACGCCTGGGAAGATGAAGACTTTAACCGCGCCGTAAAGGCCACCGGGCGCAAGAAACTGATCATGGCCGCGCTGTGGACGGAAGTGTGTCTGGTCCACCCCGCGCTGGATGCGCTGCATGAAGGCTTTGAGGTTTACCCGGTGGTCGATTGCGTTGGCGGCACCTCGCTGGAAGCGCATCTGGCCGGGCTGGAACGGCTGGTTCAGGCCGGCGGCAGACCTACCTCCTGGGTGCAACTGATCTGCGAATTGCAGCGCGACTGGAACCGCGAAAAAACCGTACCGGGCTTTGCCGATATCCTCTTTGCCATTGAAGGCCACTGA
- a CDS encoding alpha/beta hydrolase: MHEETIRGSAGALFVRAWLPLAPSRALIAICHGFNAHSGYYQWVGEQCAEAGYATFAVDLRGRGKSGGVRYYVESFDDYVADLATLVDHARRLQPDAPLFVLGHSAGGVIACLYALDHGKQLAGLICEDFAFEVPAPDFALTVLKGISHIAPRARALTLKNTDFSRDLHVVQAMNDDPLIAGEAQPFATAAALIRANARLKASFSSLVSPLLIIHGTADNATRPSGSERLFEQAGATDKTLKLYDGRYHDPLNDVGKSEVMADILAWVEPRVGGAGG; the protein is encoded by the coding sequence ATGCATGAGGAAACCATCCGCGGCAGTGCCGGGGCGCTGTTTGTGCGCGCCTGGCTGCCGCTTGCACCATCGCGCGCGTTGATCGCCATCTGTCATGGTTTTAACGCTCACAGCGGGTATTACCAGTGGGTAGGCGAGCAATGCGCCGAGGCCGGCTACGCCACCTTTGCCGTTGACCTGCGCGGGCGCGGCAAATCGGGTGGTGTCCGCTACTACGTCGAGAGCTTTGACGACTACGTGGCAGACCTGGCCACACTGGTTGATCACGCCCGCCGCCTGCAACCGGACGCGCCGCTGTTTGTGCTGGGCCACAGCGCCGGCGGCGTGATCGCCTGCCTGTACGCGCTGGATCACGGCAAGCAACTGGCCGGCCTGATCTGCGAAGACTTCGCCTTCGAAGTCCCCGCGCCCGACTTTGCCCTTACCGTGCTCAAAGGGATCAGCCACATCGCCCCGCGCGCCCGGGCGCTCACCCTCAAAAACACCGATTTCTCCCGCGATTTGCACGTCGTGCAAGCCATGAACGACGACCCGCTGATCGCCGGCGAAGCCCAACCCTTCGCCACCGCCGCCGCCCTGATCCGCGCAAACGCCCGCCTCAAAGCCTCATTCTCATCGCTGGTCTCGCCGTTACTGATCATCCACGGCACCGCCGACAACGCCACCCGCCCCAGCGGCAGCGAACGCCTGTTCGAACAAGCCGGCGCCACCGACAAAACCCTCAAACTCTACGACGGCCGCTACCACGACCCGCTTAATGACGTGGGAAAAAGTGAAGTCATGGCCGACATCCTGGCGTGGGTAGAGCCGCGGGTGGGGGGTGCAGGGGGGTAG
- a CDS encoding M24 family metallopeptidase, whose product MPVAASLVTSHRAVQRAAKQVLAELPKLITPDDTEQTIAATAYAGLVALGYPDTWYYQCPALVLLGSRSCLSVSGRDYRPGNEPVGKHNLVTVDLSPVMDGHWGDCARSFYIEEGRVTDEPESPALAEGKAFLAGLHQRMQATVRPDWTFDKLFRWTNAEIAAAGFENLDFLGNVGHSIATARADRQFIEASNTHLLSDVPFFTFEPHVRCSAGHWGFKHENIFYFDAGGDLTEL is encoded by the coding sequence ATGCCAGTAGCCGCCTCTCTCGTTACTTCACACCGGGCTGTCCAGCGTGCCGCTAAACAGGTCCTTGCGGAACTCCCCAAGCTGATAACGCCAGACGACACGGAGCAAACCATCGCCGCCACGGCCTACGCTGGCCTGGTTGCATTGGGCTATCCGGACACCTGGTATTACCAATGCCCTGCGCTGGTTCTGCTGGGCTCGCGCAGCTGCCTCTCCGTCTCTGGCCGGGATTACAGGCCTGGCAACGAACCAGTGGGCAAACACAATCTGGTAACGGTGGATTTGAGCCCGGTGATGGATGGGCACTGGGGAGATTGTGCCCGCTCGTTTTATATCGAAGAAGGTCGGGTTACCGACGAGCCAGAATCCCCGGCGCTGGCTGAAGGGAAGGCATTTCTTGCCGGCTTGCATCAACGCATGCAAGCCACGGTTCGACCCGACTGGACCTTTGACAAGCTGTTCCGGTGGACAAACGCAGAGATCGCAGCCGCCGGCTTCGAGAATCTGGATTTCCTCGGGAATGTTGGCCACAGCATTGCCACCGCCCGGGCAGACCGGCAGTTTATTGAGGCCAGCAACACGCATCTTCTCAGCGATGTTCCGTTCTTTACCTTCGAGCCCCATGTGCGATGCTCAGCTGGCCATTGGGGCTTCAAGCACGAAAATATTTTCTACTTCGATGCCGGCGGTGACCTGACCGAGCTTTAG
- the folD gene encoding bifunctional methylenetetrahydrofolate dehydrogenase/methenyltetrahydrofolate cyclohydrolase FolD, whose product MTAIILDGKAVAARTEEELAARVARFKGATGGRTPILATILVGDDPASATYVKMKANACARVGMDSLRIELPASTTTDELLAQILALNRNPDVHGILLQHPVPAHINERACFDAISGHIDVDGVTSLGFGRMTMGESAYGSATPGGIMRLLAAYGIELPGKHAVVVGRSPILGKPMAMMLLNADCTVTICHSRTVNLPDLVKQADVVVGAVGKPAFIKAEWIKDGAVVVDAGYHPGGIGDIELAPLTHRVAAYTPVPGGVGPMTINTLIANCVDSAEKALEQKR is encoded by the coding sequence ATGACCGCAATCATTCTGGATGGCAAAGCTGTTGCAGCACGAACCGAGGAAGAACTGGCAGCACGCGTGGCGCGCTTCAAGGGCGCAACAGGTGGCCGCACTCCAATCCTGGCGACCATCCTGGTTGGGGATGACCCGGCATCAGCCACCTACGTGAAAATGAAAGCCAATGCTTGCGCGCGCGTGGGCATGGACTCCCTCCGGATCGAGCTGCCAGCGTCAACCACAACAGATGAATTGCTGGCGCAAATCCTGGCGCTCAATCGCAATCCCGACGTGCATGGCATCTTGTTGCAACACCCCGTTCCCGCCCACATCAACGAACGGGCGTGCTTTGATGCCATCTCCGGGCACATTGATGTTGATGGCGTAACCAGCCTTGGGTTTGGCCGGATGACGATGGGTGAATCTGCCTATGGCAGCGCCACGCCGGGCGGCATCATGCGGCTGTTGGCGGCCTATGGCATTGAACTGCCGGGCAAGCATGCGGTGGTGGTGGGCCGCAGCCCTATTCTGGGCAAGCCTATGGCCATGATGCTGCTCAACGCTGATTGCACCGTGACCATTTGCCATTCCCGTACCGTCAACCTGCCGGACCTCGTCAAACAGGCTGACGTCGTCGTTGGCGCTGTGGGCAAACCGGCCTTTATCAAAGCGGAATGGATTAAAGACGGCGCGGTGGTGGTTGATGCCGGCTATCACCCTGGCGGTATTGGTGATATTGAACTGGCACCCCTGACGCATCGGGTGGCCGCATACACACCGGTACCTGGCGGCGTTGGACCGATGACCATCAATACGCTGATTGCGAATTGTGTAGATTCAGCGGAGAAAGCGCTTGAGCAGAAGAGATGA
- a CDS encoding helix-turn-helix domain-containing GNAT family N-acetyltransferase yields MSINPNLVEDIRAASRTMVRELGFMKSTLAGTRYSPSAVHALLEIDMHGAMPAAQLVQALGLEKSSVSRMVGKLIEAGEIEETGAMDDGRFKQLALTTQGKKTIVDIHTHGQQQVISALGQLDADQQLVVAQGLGAYANALKQRNQRPHEAVANPIGIHAGYRPGLVGRIAQMHADFYSRHWHFGPFFESKVAAGVAEFVPRLDQPVNQIWAAVQNGRIVGSIAIDGQDLGNNEAHLRWFILDDGCRGSGIGRELLTKAVEFCDEKGFSATQLWTFKGLDAARRLYESSGFTLAWEEEGTQWGSTVTEQQFTRKV; encoded by the coding sequence GTGAGCATCAACCCCAATCTGGTCGAAGACATCCGTGCCGCATCGCGCACCATGGTGCGTGAGCTGGGTTTCATGAAGTCTACGCTGGCCGGGACGCGTTATTCCCCGTCTGCAGTGCATGCCTTGTTAGAGATTGATATGCACGGCGCCATGCCGGCAGCCCAGTTGGTACAAGCCCTCGGGCTGGAGAAATCCAGTGTGAGCCGGATGGTGGGCAAGCTGATTGAGGCGGGCGAGATTGAAGAAACCGGCGCCATGGATGACGGCCGCTTCAAGCAACTTGCGCTCACCACACAAGGCAAAAAGACCATCGTCGACATCCACACGCATGGGCAACAGCAAGTGATCTCGGCCCTTGGCCAGCTGGACGCTGATCAGCAACTTGTCGTGGCACAAGGTCTCGGGGCCTATGCGAACGCGTTGAAACAGCGCAACCAGCGACCCCATGAAGCTGTTGCCAACCCGATCGGGATTCATGCGGGATACCGGCCGGGCCTGGTGGGGCGGATTGCCCAGATGCACGCTGATTTTTATTCCCGGCACTGGCACTTTGGGCCATTCTTCGAGAGCAAGGTGGCTGCGGGCGTTGCAGAGTTTGTGCCACGACTGGACCAACCGGTGAACCAGATCTGGGCGGCAGTGCAAAACGGACGCATTGTCGGGTCGATTGCGATTGACGGCCAGGATCTGGGCAACAACGAGGCGCACTTGCGCTGGTTCATTCTGGATGACGGTTGTCGCGGCTCCGGCATAGGCCGCGAACTGCTGACGAAGGCCGTCGAGTTCTGTGATGAGAAGGGCTTCAGCGCAACCCAGCTATGGACCTTCAAAGGGCTGGATGCCGCACGCCGGTTGTATGAGTCATCTGGCTTTACGCTTGCGTGGGAAGAAGAGGGCACGCAGTGGGGCAGCACGGTTACCGAGCAGCAATTCACCCGCAAAGTTTAA
- a CDS encoding SDR family NAD(P)-dependent oxidoreductase: MTTQTVLITGALTGIGRATALAFGKLGVNIVVSGRRPEAGQALAAELRALGAQAEFIKADVTQEVEVRALIEGAVARFGRLDVAVNNAGVEGQNKPVTEQTEQNYRDTFETNVLGALLSIKHEMRVMQAQGAGAIVNLSSIAGQVGMVGASVYVASKHAVEGLTRSAALEGAPVGVRVNAVAPGPVQTDMLERFLGRDEAVKNGFLASIPARRAATPEEIAETIVWLASDKARYLTGQSVAVDGAYTAQ, from the coding sequence ATGACTACGCAAACCGTTCTGATTACTGGCGCACTGACCGGCATTGGCCGCGCTACTGCGCTGGCGTTTGGCAAGCTCGGCGTGAACATTGTGGTGAGCGGCCGGCGGCCGGAAGCTGGCCAGGCGCTGGCGGCAGAATTGCGCGCCCTGGGTGCGCAAGCCGAATTCATCAAGGCGGATGTGACACAAGAGGTCGAAGTACGAGCGCTGATCGAGGGAGCCGTCGCCCGGTTCGGGCGCCTTGATGTGGCGGTGAACAACGCCGGTGTGGAGGGCCAGAACAAGCCGGTGACCGAACAGACTGAACAGAACTACCGCGATACGTTTGAAACCAATGTGCTGGGTGCGCTGCTGTCCATCAAGCATGAGATGCGCGTGATGCAGGCGCAGGGCGCGGGCGCCATTGTCAATCTGTCGTCGATTGCCGGCCAGGTGGGCATGGTTGGGGCATCGGTTTATGTGGCCAGCAAACATGCCGTTGAAGGGCTGACCCGCAGCGCCGCACTGGAAGGCGCACCGGTGGGTGTGCGGGTGAACGCCGTGGCGCCTGGCCCGGTGCAGACGGATATGCTGGAGCGTTTTCTGGGGCGCGATGAAGCGGTCAAGAACGGGTTTCTGGCCAGCATTCCCGCCCGGCGCGCTGCAACGCCGGAAGAAATTGCCGAGACTATCGTGTGGCTGGCGTCTGACAAGGCCCGTTATCTGACCGGGCAGTCTGTGGCGGTGGATGGCGCTTATACCGCCCAGTAA
- a CDS encoding LysR family transcriptional regulator: MKTFVRVAEAGSFSAVAGEAGMTQSAVSKQVAALERDLGARLFSRTTRSLSLTEEGQRYFEQVRRLVVEIEGAEETLRQGTGQIQGLIRIAAPVGFGRLKLMPLVQMFMAKHPGLKVDLQLHDGFIDLVEQGIDVSIRIGELADSGLVARRVGTSHRLLVAHRDYLRQLPHGLAAPTSPQDLGKHNCLIYTGLSTRNLWRFTAAAGATAPEGTSQSVAVQGCLQTNSSEVMRFAILSGMGIGYVPDWLLGPELQSGEIARLMTDWHPPASPIHLVSPPERRHAARVRAFGDFVADAF; encoded by the coding sequence ATGAAAACCTTTGTACGCGTGGCCGAGGCGGGCAGTTTTTCTGCCGTGGCCGGCGAGGCAGGGATGACCCAGAGTGCGGTCAGCAAACAAGTGGCTGCGCTGGAGCGTGACCTCGGCGCACGGCTGTTCAGCCGCACCACACGCTCGCTCTCACTGACCGAAGAAGGGCAGCGCTACTTCGAACAAGTCCGCCGTCTGGTGGTGGAAATCGAAGGCGCGGAAGAAACGCTGCGCCAGGGCACTGGCCAGATACAGGGCTTGATCCGCATCGCCGCACCGGTGGGCTTTGGCCGGCTCAAGTTGATGCCGCTGGTGCAGATGTTCATGGCAAAACATCCTGGCTTGAAGGTCGACCTTCAACTGCACGACGGGTTTATCGACCTTGTCGAACAAGGCATTGATGTCTCTATCCGCATTGGCGAGCTGGCGGACAGTGGCCTTGTCGCGCGCCGCGTTGGCACCTCGCACCGGCTACTGGTCGCGCACAGAGACTACCTTCGGCAACTCCCTCACGGCCTTGCCGCCCCGACCAGCCCGCAGGATCTGGGCAAACACAATTGCCTGATCTACACGGGCCTTTCTACCCGCAACCTGTGGCGCTTTACCGCAGCTGCAGGCGCCACCGCGCCCGAGGGCACCAGCCAGAGCGTCGCGGTGCAAGGATGCCTGCAAACCAACAGCAGTGAAGTCATGCGCTTTGCCATCCTCTCCGGCATGGGCATCGGCTACGTGCCAGACTGGCTGCTTGGCCCGGAACTGCAAAGTGGCGAAATAGCCCGCCTGATGACCGACTGGCACCCACCCGCATCCCCCATCCACCTGGTCAGCCCGCCAGAACGACGACACGCGGCCAGAGTGCGGGCATTTGGAGATTTTGTTGCGGACGCTTTTTAG
- a CDS encoding DUF4236 domain-containing protein, with the protein MGWGFRKSVKLMPGVRLNFSKSGVSTSIGGKGFTYNTRGRITASVPGTGIRYSTNTNAKRQSRSSVASLAASSGTSGLTKKEQDNHEFMLKLRGNTFEAVQDYFFSHGILADLDSYDEATAQEEHSELFASLEDQFETVSDAARMMNDVGTLSLASKEQAMRAAYAIEKALGAKKGATSGLKDAVEQVQQAQAAIPQKPIYVTLVIWTLILGGLCVGMHATIWHYAIVLPVLLIGVGKRLVYKHKLRGALRRLDEANYQLDKLSPVELSSRSMIKLE; encoded by the coding sequence ATGGGATGGGGTTTTAGAAAATCGGTCAAGCTAATGCCTGGTGTTCGCTTGAACTTCAGCAAGAGCGGTGTGAGCACTTCTATTGGCGGAAAAGGGTTTACCTACAACACACGCGGCAGAATAACGGCCAGCGTACCGGGAACCGGCATTCGATACAGCACCAACACCAACGCCAAGAGGCAATCTCGTTCATCTGTAGCCTCCCTGGCTGCTAGCTCTGGGACATCCGGCCTCACGAAGAAAGAGCAGGACAATCACGAGTTCATGCTGAAGCTGCGCGGCAACACATTTGAGGCCGTGCAAGATTACTTCTTCTCACACGGGATTTTAGCTGACCTGGATTCTTACGATGAAGCCACGGCTCAAGAAGAACATAGCGAACTATTCGCAAGTCTCGAAGATCAGTTTGAAACGGTGAGCGATGCAGCCCGGATGATGAACGATGTGGGCACGCTATCATTGGCAAGTAAAGAACAAGCAATGCGCGCCGCCTACGCCATCGAGAAAGCTCTTGGTGCTAAAAAAGGCGCTACATCCGGTCTCAAAGATGCAGTTGAACAGGTTCAGCAAGCGCAGGCCGCTATCCCCCAAAAGCCAATCTATGTAACCCTTGTAATCTGGACTTTGATACTCGGCGGTTTGTGCGTAGGTATGCACGCCACAATCTGGCATTACGCTATCGTGCTGCCTGTACTGCTAATCGGAGTCGGAAAGCGCCTGGTCTATAAACATAAACTTCGTGGGGCTCTGCGCAGGCTTGATGAGGCAAACTACCAACTTGATAAGCTTTCTCCCGTTGAACTCAGTTCAAGGTCGATGATTAAGCTTGAATAG
- a CDS encoding DUF5677 domain-containing protein, which yields MPNLEGAIQASHEIKDAVEAVLLVTEVQDSGEARVGQCLCLTICEQYVAMLQLVDAGSATQAPILIRPMLESLADLLNLVANADYLNQLHFKAARENRETFRRYLLVPDMQDDAAALADMHRIKDEADQKYQELRALGFEQENMETTLLNAGLEHDYVAYRVLCAHTHNQFVSLLARHAGVGELRYRDQPARAVTFGFLKMATAILGRTIQTLPAYTLHAQADIDALIDRINAIWDERVGE from the coding sequence ATGCCAAACCTTGAAGGTGCTATTCAGGCGTCACACGAAATCAAAGACGCAGTAGAAGCCGTACTGCTTGTCACCGAGGTACAAGACAGCGGGGAGGCAAGGGTGGGGCAATGTCTCTGCCTGACCATTTGCGAGCAATACGTGGCCATGTTGCAGCTTGTGGATGCTGGCTCCGCTACGCAAGCACCCATCCTGATACGGCCCATGCTGGAGTCACTGGCAGACCTGCTTAACCTAGTGGCAAATGCCGACTATCTTAACCAGTTGCACTTCAAAGCTGCCCGTGAGAACAGAGAGACCTTTCGCAGGTATCTGCTAGTGCCCGATATGCAGGATGATGCGGCGGCATTAGCTGATATGCACAGGATCAAAGACGAAGCAGATCAAAAGTATCAGGAGCTTCGCGCACTGGGCTTCGAGCAGGAGAATATGGAAACCACCCTTCTTAACGCCGGGCTGGAGCACGATTATGTTGCCTATCGGGTGTTGTGTGCCCACACGCATAACCAGTTTGTGTCACTCCTGGCAAGGCATGCCGGGGTTGGAGAGTTGCGCTACCGAGACCAACCCGCTCGTGCGGTGACATTCGGGTTTTTGAAAATGGCGACGGCCATTCTGGGACGCACCATTCAAACTTTACCGGCTTACACCTTGCACGCGCAGGCCGACATAGATGCGCTTATAGACCGCATTAATGCAATCTGGGACGAGAGAGTGGGCGAATGA
- a CDS encoding helix-turn-helix domain-containing protein, producing the protein MKKKNRHPNFPNSGQKELFGHDTAGAASDEPPTVTGQAAIVLELIRNGPVTSLQLIVDYTITNASTRITELRRMGFNIETNILKSVTFRGRIRSGIASYTLGKPEWLLPDPK; encoded by the coding sequence ATGAAAAAGAAAAACCGCCATCCGAATTTTCCGAACAGCGGCCAGAAAGAACTGTTCGGCCATGATACTGCTGGCGCTGCAAGTGATGAACCGCCGACTGTGACTGGTCAAGCCGCTATCGTCCTTGAGCTGATTCGCAACGGCCCGGTTACATCGTTGCAATTGATTGTTGACTACACCATCACGAACGCTAGCACGCGCATTACTGAGCTGCGGAGGATGGGGTTCAACATTGAGACCAATATCCTCAAGTCGGTGACGTTCAGGGGGCGTATCCGCAGCGGGATTGCATCCTATACGTTGGGTAAGCCGGAATGGCTTCTGCCGGACCCAAAGTAA
- a CDS encoding helix-turn-helix transcriptional regulator: MSYTVIPLPETGFVRLPVLIGDTRTGRPGLLPFSEATLWRMVRAGSFPCPVKLSERITAWKVEDIRQWLKEFNQTK; the protein is encoded by the coding sequence ATGTCATACACCGTCATTCCACTGCCCGAAACGGGCTTTGTCCGCCTCCCCGTTCTGATCGGCGATACTCGAACCGGTCGGCCTGGCTTGCTCCCCTTTTCTGAAGCGACCTTGTGGCGCATGGTCCGGGCTGGTTCGTTCCCCTGCCCGGTCAAGCTGTCCGAACGCATTACGGCCTGGAAGGTGGAAGACATCCGCCAGTGGCTGAAAGAATTCAATCAAACCAAATAA